A part of Mustela erminea isolate mMusErm1 chromosome 9, mMusErm1.Pri, whole genome shotgun sequence genomic DNA contains:
- the HRAS gene encoding GTPase HRas isoform X1 → MTEYKLVVVGAGGVGKSALTIQLIQNHFVDEYDPTIEDSYRKQVVIDGETCLLDILDTAGQEEYSAMRDQYMRTGEGFLCVFAINNTKSFEDIHQYREQIKRVKDSDDVPMVLVGNKCDLAARTVESRQAQDLARSYGIPYIETSAKTRQGVEDAFYTLVREIRQHKVRKLSPPDEGGPGCMSCKCLLS, encoded by the exons ATGACGGAATACAAGCTTGTGGTGGTGGGCGCTGGAGGCGTGGGGAAAAGTGCCCTGACCATCCAGCTGATCCAGAACCACTTTGTGGATGAGTACGACCCCACCATTGAG GACTCCTACCGGAAGCAAGTGGTTATCGACGGGGAGACGTGCCTGCTGGACATCCTGGACACGGCGGGCCAGGAGGAGTACAGCGCCATGCGGGATCAGTACATGCGCACCGGGGAGGGCTTCCTGTGTGTGTTTGCCATCAACAACACCAAGTCCTTTGAGGACATCCACCAGTACAG GGAGCAGATCAAGCGAGTGAAGGACTCCGATGACGTGCCCATGGTGCTGGTGGGGAACAAGTGTGACCTGGCTGCCCGCACCGTGGAGTCCCGGCAGGCACAGGACCTCGCCCGCAGCTACGGCATCCCCTACATCGAGACGTCGGCTAAGACGCGCCAG GGCGTGGAGGATGCCTTCTACACGCTGGTGCGCGAGATTCGGCAGCACAAGGTGCGGAAGCTGAGCCCGCCCGACGAGGGGGGCCCCGGCTGCATGAGCTGCAAGTGTCTGCTGTCCTGA
- the HRAS gene encoding GTPase HRas isoform X2: protein MTEYKLVVVGAGGVGKSALTIQLIQNHFVDEYDPTIEDSYRKQVVIDGETCLLDILDTAGQEEYSAMRDQYMRTGEGFLCVFAINNTKSFEDIHQYREQIKRVKDSDDVPMVLVGNKCDLAARTVESRQAQDLARSYGIPYIETSAKTRQGSRSGSGSSSGTLWDPPGPP from the exons ATGACGGAATACAAGCTTGTGGTGGTGGGCGCTGGAGGCGTGGGGAAAAGTGCCCTGACCATCCAGCTGATCCAGAACCACTTTGTGGATGAGTACGACCCCACCATTGAG GACTCCTACCGGAAGCAAGTGGTTATCGACGGGGAGACGTGCCTGCTGGACATCCTGGACACGGCGGGCCAGGAGGAGTACAGCGCCATGCGGGATCAGTACATGCGCACCGGGGAGGGCTTCCTGTGTGTGTTTGCCATCAACAACACCAAGTCCTTTGAGGACATCCACCAGTACAG GGAGCAGATCAAGCGAGTGAAGGACTCCGATGACGTGCCCATGGTGCTGGTGGGGAACAAGTGTGACCTGGCTGCCCGCACCGTGGAGTCCCGGCAGGCACAGGACCTCGCCCGCAGCTACGGCATCCCCTACATCGAGACGTCGGCTAAGACGCGCCAG GGCAGCcgctctggctctggctccagCTCCGGGACCCTCTGGGACCCTCCGGGACCCCCGTGA
- the LOC116598469 gene encoding heterogeneous nuclear ribonucleoprotein A1-like, whose protein sequence is MSKSESPKEPEQLRKLFIGGLSFETTDESLRSHFEQWGTLTDCVVMRDPNTKRSRGFGFVTYATVEEVDAAMNARPHKGDGRVVEPKRAVSREDSQRPGAHLTVKKNFVGGIKEDTEEHHLRDYFEQYGKIEVIEIMTDRGSGEKRGFAFVTFDDHDSVDKIVIQKYHTVNGHNCEVRKALSKQEMATASSSQRGRSGSGSFGGGRGGGFGGNDNFGCGGNFSGRGGFGGRRGGGGYGGSGDGYNGFGNDGSNFGGGGSDNDFGNYSNQSSNFGPMKGGNFGGRSSGPYGGGGRYFAKPQNQGGYRGSSSSSSYDSGRRF, encoded by the coding sequence ATGTCtaagtcagagtctcccaaagagcctgaacaGCTGCGGAAGCTCTTCATCGGAggtctgagctttgaaacaaccgatgagagtctgaggagccatTTTGAGCAATGGGGAACACTTACGGACTGTGTGGTAATGAGAGATCCGAACACCAAGCgctccagaggctttgggtttgtcacctatgccactgtggaggaggtggatgcagccatgaatgcaaggccacacaagggggatggaagagttgtggaaccaaagagggctgtctcaagagaagattctcaaagacctggtgcccacttaactgtgaaaaagaattttgttggtggcattaaagaagacactgaagaacatcatCTAAGAGATTACTTCGAACAGTATGGGAAAATCGaagtgattgagatcatgactgaccgaGGCAGTGGCGAAaagaggggttttgcttttgtaacatttgatgaccatgattctgtagacaagattgtcattcaaaaataccatactgtgaatggccacaactgtgaagtaaggaaagcGCTCTCCAAGCAAGAGATGGCTACTGCTTCATCCAGCCAAAGAGGTCGAAGTGGTTCTGGAAGCTTTGGTGGTGGTcgtggaggtggttttggtgggaatgacaactttggttgcggaggaaacttcagtggtcgaggtggctttggtggccgtcgaggtggtggtggatatggtggcagtggggatggctataacggatttggtaatgatggaagcaacTTTGGAGGTGGTGGAAGCGataatgattttggcaattacagcaatcaatcctcaaattttggacccatgaaaggaggcaattttggaggcagaagctctggccctTATGGTGGTGGAGGCCGATACTTCGCCAAACCACAAAACCAAGGTGGCTATCgtggttccagcagcagcagcagctatgacagtggcagaaggttttaa